The following are encoded in a window of Acinonyx jubatus isolate Ajub_Pintada_27869175 chromosome D4, VMU_Ajub_asm_v1.0, whole genome shotgun sequence genomic DNA:
- the LOC128312193 gene encoding interferon alpha-like yields MFREPRATGHRPTPARPTASARSPMALPCSFLVALVALGCNSVCSLGCDLPQTHGLLNRRALTLLGQMRRLPASSCQKDRNDFAFPQDVFGGDQSHKAQALSVVHVTNQKIFHFFCTEASSSAAWNTTLLEEFCTGLDRQLTRLEACVVQEAGEGEAPLTNEDSILRNYFQRLSLYLQEKKYSPCAWEIVRAEIMRSLYYSSTALQKRLRSEK; encoded by the coding sequence ATGTTCAGAGAACCTAGAGCCACGGGTCACAGGCCCACCCCAGCCAGGCCAACAGCATCTGCAAGATCCCCAATGGCGCTGCCCTGTTCCTTCTTGGTGGCCCTGGTGGCGCTGGGCTGCAACTCCGTCTGCTCTCTGGGCTGTGACCTGCCTCAGACCCACGGCCTGCTGAACAGGAGGGCCTTGACGCTCCTGGGACAAATGAGGAGACTCCCTGCCAGCTCCTGCCAGAAGGACAGAAATGACTTCGCCTTCCCCCAGGACGTGTTTGGTGGAGACCAGTCCCACAAGGCCCAAGCCCTCTCTGTGGTGCACGTGACGAACCAGAAGATCTTCCACTTCTTCTGCACAGAGGCGTCCTCGTCTGCTGCTTGGAACACCACCCTCCTGGAGGAATTCTGCACGGGACTTGATCGGCAGCTGACCCGCCTGGAAGCCTGTGTCGTGcaggaggcgggggagggagaggctccCCTCACGAACGAGGACTCCATCCTGAGGAACTACTTCCAAAGACTCTCCCTCTACCTGCAAGAGAAGAAATACAGCCCTTGTGCCTGGGAGATCGTCAGAGCAGAAATCATGAGATCCTTGTATTATTCATCAACAGCCTTGCAGAAAAGATTAAGGAGCGAGAAATGA
- the LOC128312016 gene encoding interferon omega-1-like, protein MALLRPLLTALALLTCRPGGSLGCALPGSHAQVSRDNLVLLGQMRRLSPFLCLRARKDFRFPREMLEGGQLREAQAAAAVLRELLQQTFNLLHTERSSAAWSPAPLHGLRSGLHRQLEALDACLLQATGEGERAPGMHGPALAIKRYFQDIRVYLEDEGYSDCAWEIVRLEIMRALSSSATLQDSLAIKDGDLGSP, encoded by the coding sequence ATGGCTCTCCTGCGCCCTCTGCTGACCGCCCTGGCGCTGCTCACCTGCCGCCCTGGAGGCTCTCTGGGCTGTGCCCTGCCTGGGAGCCACGCGCAGGTTAGCAGGGACAACTTGGTGCTCCTGGGCCAGATGCGGAGACTGTCCCCTTTCTTGTGCCTGCGGGCCAGAAAAGACTTCCGCTTCCCCCGGGAGATGCTGGAGGGCGGCCAGCTCCGGGAGGCCCAGGCCGCCGCCGCCGTCCTGCGGGAGCTGCTCCAGCAGACCTTCAACCTGTTGCACACGGAGCGCTCCTCGGCGGCCTGGAGCCCCGCGCCGCTGCACGGACTCCGCTCTGGCCTCCACCGGCAGCTGGAAGCCCTGGACGCCTGCTTGCTGCAGGCCACGGGCGAGGGAGAGCGCGCCCCGGGGATGCACGGCCCTGCCCTGGCCATCAAGAGGTACTTCCAGGACATCCGCGTCTACCTGGAGGACGAGGGATACAGTGACTGCGCCTGGGAAATTGTCAGGCTGGAAATCATGAGAGCCTTGTCCTCCTCGGCGACCTTGCAAGACAGCTTGGCCATCAAGGATGGAGACCTGGGGTCACCTTGA
- the LOC128312015 gene encoding interferon alpha-like — protein sequence MALPSSFLVALVALGCNSVCSLGCDLHQTHGLLNKRALTLLGQMRRLPASSCQKDRNDFAFPQEVFGGDQSHRAQALSVVHVTNQKIFHFFCTEASSSAAWNTTLLEEFCMGLDRQLTRLEACVMQEAGEGEDPLTNEDSILRNYFQRLSLYLQEKKYSPCAWEIVRAEIMRSLYYSSTALQKRLRSEK from the coding sequence ATGGCGCTGCCCTCTTCCTTCTTGGTGGCCCTGGTGGCGCTGGGCTGCAACTCCGTCTGCTCTCTGGGCTGTGACCTGCATCAGACCCACGGCCTGCTGAACAAGAGGGCCTTGACGCTCCTGGGACAAATGAGGAGACTCCCTGCCAGCTCCTGCCAGAAGGACAGAAATGACTTCGCCTTCCCCCAGGAGGTGTTTGGTGGAGACCAGTCCCACAGGGCCCAAGCCCTCTCTGTGGTGCACGTGACGAACCAGAAGATCTTCCACTTCTTCTGCACAGAGGCGTCCTCGTCTGCTGCTTGGAACACCACCCTCCTGGAGGAATTCTGCATGGGACTTGATCGGCAGCTGACCCGCCTGGAAGCCTGTGTCATGcaggaggcgggggagggagaggatccccTCACGAACGAGGACTCCATCCTGAGGAACTACTTCCAAAGACTCTCCCTCTACCTGCAAGAGAAGAAATACAGCCCTTGTGCCTGGGAGATCGTCAGAGCAGAAATCATGAGATCCTTGTATTATTCATCAACAGCCTTGCAGAAAAGATTAAGGAGCGAGAAATGA